One window of Flavobacterium dauae genomic DNA carries:
- a CDS encoding LytTR family DNA-binding domain-containing protein, producing MSISDLKYPTYNSEKEIAISAIIVALLVYLFLALFQPFGTYNYVHTNKYLLLVPYAIIAFVSFFIGDFFISKYFTKWTWKNEVSKTLVLLLFCAILNYGYSIYFVNNTDFSLRTLFYMAIFTYSLGLPICAISVLGKYSFLKNNNTETEKVETNVETKVKTERILSIIPDVGENLNIKKNAFLYAQSEGNYSKIFYLNDEIVEKELLRISLKNLEEQIGDDNIIRCHRSYILNIQNAIRKQGNAQGFKISLKLTDEKIPVSRKYIDKINSISI from the coding sequence TTGAGTATTTCAGACCTAAAATATCCGACTTATAACAGCGAAAAAGAAATTGCAATTTCTGCAATAATTGTCGCACTATTAGTTTATCTGTTTTTAGCCTTATTTCAACCCTTCGGAACTTACAATTACGTTCATACCAATAAATATTTGCTTTTAGTGCCTTATGCAATAATTGCATTTGTTTCTTTCTTTATCGGGGATTTTTTCATCTCAAAATATTTCACAAAATGGACTTGGAAAAATGAAGTTTCAAAAACTTTGGTTTTATTGCTTTTTTGTGCCATATTAAACTATGGGTACAGTATATATTTTGTCAATAATACTGACTTTAGTTTACGAACGTTATTCTATATGGCAATATTTACCTATTCGCTAGGACTTCCTATTTGTGCTATCTCTGTTTTGGGAAAATACTCTTTTCTAAAAAACAATAATACTGAAACTGAAAAAGTCGAAACAAATGTTGAAACCAAAGTAAAAACAGAACGTATTTTATCAATTATTCCTGATGTGGGAGAAAATCTGAATATCAAAAAAAATGCTTTCCTTTATGCACAATCAGAAGGTAATTATTCAAAAATATTTTATCTAAACGACGAAATAGTAGAAAAGGAATTATTACGGATTTCGCTCAAAAACTTGGAAGAACAAATAGGTGATGATAATATAATTCGTTGTCACCGTTCCTATATTTTAAACATTCAAAATGCAATTCGTAAACAAGGTAATGCACAAGGGTTTAAAATTTCATTGAAATTAACAGATGAAAAAATTCCTGTATCAAGAAAATATATTGACAAAATAAATAGTATTTCGATTTAA
- a CDS encoding helix-turn-helix domain-containing protein, whose amino-acid sequence MEITVLDIQILKALHREVKEVSNLIAEMTAPYKALQQATKWLDQQEACQLLNISKRTLQTYRAKGILGATQINRKTYFRLSEVELFMQGERPLKKQKK is encoded by the coding sequence ATGGAAATAACAGTTTTAGACATTCAGATTTTAAAAGCATTGCATAGGGAAGTAAAGGAAGTTTCCAATCTAATTGCGGAAATGACCGCACCCTACAAAGCATTGCAACAGGCAACAAAATGGCTCGACCAACAGGAAGCCTGTCAACTACTGAACATTAGCAAAAGAACTTTGCAGACGTACAGGGCAAAGGGCATACTTGGGGCAACACAAATCAATCGGAAAACATATTTCAGATTATCCGAAGTGGAATTATTTATGCAGGGAGAGCGACCATTAAAAAAGCAAAAGAAATGA
- a CDS encoding MarC family NAAT transporter, translated as MDLFLITFAALFSVINPLGSVPIFLGLTQGDPKEAKNKTAFWASVNVFIILVISFFIGKIILNFFGISIDVLRIAGGVVICSSGFGLLSGTFSKRRGVNKKVADDAQQRNDIALTPLAIPMMAGPGSMSLLIAMEQDYPELTNKLLIVAAILAVAITVFLVLRSANYLSKLLGASGIVAISRIIGFLVLAIGIQYIINSLLILFKINFQ; from the coding sequence ATGGATTTATTTCTGATAACATTTGCCGCTTTATTTTCTGTAATAAATCCGTTAGGATCTGTCCCTATTTTTTTAGGATTAACACAAGGAGATCCCAAAGAAGCCAAGAATAAAACAGCCTTTTGGGCATCGGTAAACGTATTCATCATTCTTGTAATTTCGTTCTTTATAGGAAAAATCATTTTAAATTTTTTTGGAATAAGTATTGATGTTCTACGAATTGCCGGCGGTGTAGTGATTTGTTCATCGGGTTTTGGATTACTTTCGGGAACATTTAGTAAACGTAGAGGTGTAAATAAAAAAGTAGCCGATGACGCACAACAACGAAACGATATTGCTTTAACTCCACTGGCAATTCCTATGATGGCAGGTCCGGGATCTATGTCGTTACTTATAGCAATGGAACAAGATTATCCCGAACTAACCAACAAACTTTTAATTGTAGCAGCCATACTTGCCGTTGCCATTACCGTTTTCTTGGTTTTGCGAAGTGCTAATTATCTATCAAAACTTTTAGGAGCTTCGGGCATTGTTGCTATTTCAAGAATTATTGGTTTTTTGGTTTTAGCAATTGGTATTCAATACATTATAAATTCGCTATTGATCCTTTTTAAAATAAATTTTCAGTAA
- the hemF gene encoding oxygen-dependent coproporphyrinogen oxidase: protein MKDKFYNYIQQLQNTITSKLEEIDGTAKFHEDLWERPEGGGGRTRVIENGSVFEKGGVNISAVHGALPESMQKMFNVGEADFFACGLSLVIHPKNPMVPTVHANWRYFEMYNKQGAKVGSWFGGGQDLTPYYLFEEDAKHFHQVCKTACDKHNPEFYPKYKKVCDDYFWNAHRNEARGIGGLFFDHLVETEDMTMENWFDFVTEVGNSFLESYVPIVEKRKELPYTDANRTWQEIRRGRYVEFNLVHDKGTIFGLKTNGRIESILMSLPPHVQWVYDHHPEIGSEEDKLVKVLQKPVSWV, encoded by the coding sequence ATGAAAGATAAATTTTACAACTACATCCAGCAATTACAAAACACCATCACTTCTAAATTAGAAGAAATTGATGGTACAGCAAAATTCCATGAAGACCTTTGGGAACGACCTGAAGGCGGAGGCGGAAGAACACGCGTAATTGAAAACGGAAGCGTTTTTGAAAAAGGAGGTGTCAATATTTCTGCGGTTCATGGTGCATTGCCAGAAAGTATGCAAAAGATGTTTAATGTAGGCGAAGCTGATTTTTTTGCGTGTGGATTAAGCTTAGTTATTCATCCAAAGAATCCAATGGTGCCGACGGTTCACGCAAATTGGCGTTATTTTGAAATGTACAATAAACAAGGTGCAAAAGTAGGTTCATGGTTTGGCGGCGGACAAGATTTAACACCTTATTATTTGTTTGAAGAAGATGCTAAACATTTTCATCAGGTTTGTAAAACCGCTTGCGACAAACACAATCCCGAATTTTATCCAAAATACAAAAAAGTGTGTGATGATTATTTCTGGAATGCACACCGCAACGAAGCCCGTGGAATTGGCGGTTTATTTTTTGACCATTTAGTGGAAACTGAAGATATGACCATGGAAAACTGGTTCGATTTTGTAACCGAAGTCGGAAATAGCTTTTTAGAAAGTTATGTGCCAATTGTTGAAAAAAGAAAAGAATTACCTTACACGGATGCAAACAGAACGTGGCAGGAAATCCGTCGTGGACGTTATGTAGAATTTAATTTGGTACACGACAAAGGAACTATTTTCGGATTAAAAACCAACGGTAGAATAGAAAGTATCTTAATGAGTTTACCACCGCATGTTCAATGGGTGTATGATCATCATCCCGAAATTGGAAGTGAAGAAGATAAGTTGGTTAAAGTGTTGCAGAAGCCTGTAAGTTGGGTGTAA
- a CDS encoding four helix bundle protein, translated as MRDYKKLQVWEKSHHLTLEVYQELKNFPKDEIFGLISQMKRSSNSIPTNIAEGAGRFSNKDFSRFLSIAYGSSNELEYQIILSIDLGFISEKTGNSFIEKIQEIRKMLYALINKLNNSEN; from the coding sequence ATGAGAGATTATAAAAAATTACAAGTTTGGGAGAAATCACATCATTTAACATTAGAAGTATATCAAGAGTTAAAGAACTTTCCTAAAGATGAAATATTTGGATTAATCAGTCAGATGAAAAGGTCTTCAAATTCAATTCCAACTAATATTGCTGAAGGAGCAGGAAGGTTTTCAAATAAAGATTTTTCGAGGTTTTTATCAATTGCTTACGGTTCTTCTAATGAACTAGAATATCAAATAATTTTAAGTATTGATTTAGGTTTTATATCAGAAAAAACCGGGAATTCTTTTATCGAAAAAATTCAAGAAATAAGAAAAATGCTTTACGCATTAATAAATAAATTAAATAATTCAGAAAACTGA
- the mobA gene encoding conjugal transfer protein MobA: MEEKNRKQIKKTGRKPKIDPAVHRYSINLNAEENAKFLALFDQSEMKVIAHFIKACIFQKTVKTVKIDMNAVEYHEKLTRFFSQFRSIGTNYNQIVKILYRNFSEKKAGTYLFKLEKETIELVQVTKEVIRLTQEFEEKYLKKE; this comes from the coding sequence ATGGAAGAGAAAAACAGAAAACAGATTAAAAAAACAGGAAGAAAACCAAAGATTGACCCTGCGGTTCATCGATATTCCATCAACCTGAATGCTGAGGAAAATGCCAAGTTTCTTGCTCTCTTTGACCAATCAGAAATGAAAGTAATCGCTCATTTTATCAAAGCTTGCATCTTTCAGAAGACCGTAAAGACCGTCAAAATTGATATGAATGCGGTGGAATATCACGAAAAATTGACCCGATTTTTTAGCCAGTTCCGATCAATAGGAACAAATTATAATCAGATTGTGAAGATATTGTACCGCAATTTTTCAGAGAAAAAAGCAGGAACATACCTCTTTAAATTGGAAAAGGAAACCATCGAATTGGTACAAGTCACTAAAGAAGTTATTCGTTTGACACAGGAATTTGAAGAGAAGTATCTGAAAAAAGAGTAG
- a CDS encoding site-specific integrase encodes METTKKSTFKVLFYLKKNAPKKNGKVTVMCRITVNGNQSAFSAKLDISATNWDLKYGRVLGKSREAQDVNGKLDKIRLGIEECYSKILKNEGAVNSTKLKNAFLGMESGEITFFKFYEQFLSDYEKKVNSGLRVNGTRSKYKTLLRHLRNFALTKYGYSDVSFNDLTPDFVQDFDYYLRDDQSLTHNTIWLYMIGFTTLCRLAMSRKHLAFNPFSEYKNTKKDKDRGYLLRNELEQLVTFNCEKKKDELVKDLFVFSCFTGLSYSDMKGLRNSNIQDFFDGNQWIIIRRKKTATSSNVMLLDIPKMIIEKYAGFSRDGKVFSVPSNTICNDSLKRISQQIECLKEKKVTFHLARHTFATLFLSEGVPLESLSKMLGHKNIATTQIYAKILNEKVGKDMQKVSHKFKGMEQSFVTQL; translated from the coding sequence ATGGAAACGACAAAAAAATCAACGTTTAAGGTTCTTTTCTACCTTAAAAAGAATGCCCCGAAGAAAAACGGAAAAGTTACGGTTATGTGCAGAATTACCGTAAACGGTAATCAATCTGCATTCAGTGCCAAGTTGGATATTTCGGCAACAAATTGGGATTTGAAGTACGGCAGGGTTTTAGGAAAAAGCCGAGAAGCCCAAGATGTGAACGGCAAGCTTGACAAAATCCGTTTGGGTATTGAGGAATGCTATTCCAAAATTCTGAAGAACGAGGGAGCTGTAAACAGTACTAAACTTAAAAATGCCTTCCTCGGTATGGAAAGCGGAGAAATTACCTTTTTCAAGTTTTATGAACAGTTCTTATCCGACTATGAGAAAAAGGTCAATAGCGGACTTCGAGTAAATGGAACACGAAGTAAGTATAAAACACTGTTAAGACATCTGCGAAATTTTGCACTTACAAAATACGGTTACTCCGATGTGTCTTTTAACGACCTTACTCCTGATTTTGTACAGGACTTTGATTACTACCTACGTGATGACCAAAGTTTGACACACAATACCATTTGGTTGTATATGATTGGCTTCACCACGCTTTGCCGTTTGGCAATGAGCAGAAAGCATCTTGCTTTCAATCCATTCAGCGAGTACAAGAACACCAAAAAGGACAAAGACAGGGGCTATCTGTTGCGAAACGAGTTGGAACAGCTTGTAACATTCAACTGCGAGAAAAAGAAAGACGAATTGGTTAAAGACCTGTTTGTTTTCAGTTGCTTTACTGGTCTTTCCTATTCAGATATGAAAGGACTTAGAAACAGCAATATTCAGGATTTCTTTGACGGTAACCAGTGGATTATCATACGTAGAAAAAAAACAGCCACATCGTCAAACGTAATGCTATTAGATATTCCCAAAATGATTATTGAAAAATATGCAGGATTTTCAAGAGATGGAAAGGTATTTTCTGTCCCATCAAATACTATTTGTAATGATAGCCTAAAGAGAATATCCCAACAGATTGAATGCCTGAAAGAAAAGAAAGTAACCTTTCATTTAGCACGCCATACATTTGCCACCCTATTTTTAAGCGAGGGCGTTCCGTTGGAGAGTTTAAGCAAGATGTTAGGGCATAAAAATATTGCTACCACACAGATTTACGCCAAAATACTCAACGAGAAAGTCGGTAAGGATATGCAAAAGGTATCACATAAATTTAAGGGAATGGAGCAGTCTTTTGTTACACAACTATAA
- a CDS encoding helix-turn-helix domain-containing protein produces MKQIGNSNEDMLALLEAVVGIKNELLYIREHFHPLLKGEIYLSGEQVCEMLHISKRTLQQYRDDGLIPFIKLERKILFRESDIIKVLEDNYQR; encoded by the coding sequence ATGAAACAGATTGGAAATTCAAATGAAGATATGCTTGCCCTGCTTGAAGCTGTGGTAGGTATCAAAAATGAACTGCTGTATATCAGGGAACATTTCCACCCACTGTTAAAAGGGGAAATCTACCTGTCAGGCGAACAGGTTTGCGAGATGTTGCATATCAGCAAACGGACTTTGCAACAGTACAGAGATGACGGACTGATACCTTTTATCAAACTCGAACGGAAAATTCTTTTTCGAGAAAGTGATATTATCAAGGTGTTGGAAGATAACTATCAGCGATAG
- the hemB gene encoding porphobilinogen synthase: MFPLHRGRRLRQNESIRSLVRETNLSPADFMFPMFVCEGENQEIEIPSMPGIFRRSIDLTVEEVKELFELGIRAVNIYVKVSDDLKDNTGKEAWNPNGLMQNAIRAIKSACPEMIVMPDVALDPYSMYGHDGIIKNGDVDNDSTVEALVKMAVSHAEAGADFVAPSDMMDGRVLRLRQGLDAAGFINVGIMSYSAKYASAFYGPFRDALDSAPKETGEIVPKDKKTYQMDYANRIEAIKEAVWDAEEGADMVMVKPGTAYLDIVREVKDNVNIPVCVYHVSGEYAMIKAAAEKGWLDHDKIMMEQLMCIKRAGASLISTYFAKEAAILLKKQY; the protein is encoded by the coding sequence ATGTTCCCATTACACAGAGGCAGAAGATTAAGACAAAACGAATCGATTAGAAGTTTGGTTCGCGAAACCAATTTAAGTCCGGCAGATTTTATGTTTCCAATGTTTGTCTGCGAAGGCGAGAATCAAGAAATCGAAATTCCTTCTATGCCCGGAATTTTTCGTCGATCGATAGATTTAACGGTAGAAGAAGTAAAAGAACTTTTTGAATTGGGAATTCGTGCCGTAAATATTTACGTAAAAGTAAGCGATGATTTAAAAGACAATACCGGAAAAGAAGCGTGGAATCCCAACGGATTAATGCAAAATGCCATTCGCGCTATTAAATCAGCTTGCCCGGAAATGATTGTAATGCCCGATGTTGCTTTAGATCCTTATTCAATGTACGGACACGATGGAATTATTAAAAACGGAGATGTTGATAACGATTCAACCGTTGAAGCTTTGGTAAAAATGGCGGTTTCACATGCCGAAGCTGGAGCCGATTTTGTTGCACCAAGCGATATGATGGACGGTCGGGTGTTGCGTTTACGTCAAGGATTAGACGCTGCTGGATTCATCAATGTAGGAATCATGAGTTATTCTGCCAAATACGCTTCGGCATTTTACGGACCTTTCCGCGATGCGTTGGATTCTGCTCCAAAAGAAACAGGTGAAATAGTTCCGAAAGATAAAAAGACCTATCAAATGGATTATGCCAACCGAATTGAAGCTATTAAAGAAGCTGTGTGGGATGCCGAAGAAGGTGCCGATATGGTAATGGTTAAACCTGGAACCGCGTATTTAGATATTGTTCGTGAAGTGAAAGACAATGTTAATATTCCAGTTTGTGTATATCACGTTTCGGGCGAATATGCCATGATTAAAGCCGCTGCCGAAAAGGGTTGGTTAGATCACGATAAAATTATGATGGAACAGTTAATGTGTATTAAACGTGCCGGTGCCAGTTTAATTTCAACCTATTTTGCAAAAGAAGCAGCGATATTGTTGAAGAAACAGTATTAA
- a CDS encoding LLM class flavin-dependent oxidoreductase, with protein MNYSFLDLVYVKEDKTVHDAFEELKQTAQKADDLNFTRYWLAEHHNMEGVASNATSVLMGYVAANTQKIKVGSGGVMLPNHSPLAISEQFGTLAQIYPGRIDLGLGRAPGTDGLTAQHMNENFMKNVHEFPQNVSAIQQYLSTENTESKVRAFVAEGTDVPVYLLGSSTDSAVLAAAYGLPYAFASHFAPQQMSAAFKFYTDEFQPNGEISAPYKIACVNVIIGETNQEAKLSASTFYKMFLGLIRNQRSKMKQPDMAFYDNWTVVEEAQLSQMTAGSFIGDKETVARNLKQFIQRYQINEVMMSCPIYSAEKRLYSMEQFASIMSEI; from the coding sequence ATGAACTATTCTTTTCTGGATTTAGTTTACGTAAAAGAAGACAAAACGGTACACGATGCTTTTGAAGAATTAAAGCAAACAGCACAAAAAGCCGATGACTTAAATTTTACACGATATTGGTTGGCAGAACATCATAATATGGAAGGTGTTGCAAGTAATGCTACATCGGTTTTAATGGGATATGTTGCAGCGAATACACAGAAAATTAAAGTAGGATCGGGCGGTGTTATGTTGCCCAACCATTCTCCGTTGGCGATTTCAGAACAATTTGGAACTTTGGCGCAGATTTATCCCGGCAGAATTGATTTAGGGTTGGGACGTGCGCCGGGAACTGATGGATTAACCGCACAGCATATGAACGAAAATTTTATGAAAAATGTGCACGAATTTCCACAGAATGTTTCAGCAATCCAACAATATCTTTCTACCGAAAATACCGAATCTAAAGTCCGTGCATTTGTTGCAGAAGGAACAGATGTTCCAGTTTATTTGTTAGGGTCAAGTACGGATAGTGCGGTTTTGGCTGCTGCTTATGGCTTGCCTTACGCCTTTGCGTCGCATTTTGCACCGCAACAAATGTCAGCTGCTTTTAAGTTTTATACAGACGAATTTCAACCCAACGGAGAAATTTCTGCTCCATATAAAATAGCTTGTGTCAACGTGATTATTGGCGAAACAAATCAGGAAGCTAAATTAAGTGCGTCAACTTTTTATAAAATGTTTTTGGGATTGATTCGCAACCAAAGATCAAAAATGAAACAGCCCGATATGGCTTTTTATGATAATTGGACGGTAGTTGAAGAAGCACAGCTAAGTCAAATGACCGCCGGTAGTTTTATTGGCGATAAAGAAACTGTGGCTCGAAATTTGAAACAATTTATTCAACGCTATCAAATCAACGAAGTAATGATGTCGTGCCCAATATATTCGGCAGAAAAACGTTTATATTCTATGGAGCAGTTCGCTTCAATTATGTCTGAAATTTAA
- a CDS encoding DUF3408 domain-containing protein, whose translation MTKQDYCGQFFKIPNSTASRGKSVYVRQEHHETFNRLTNIMGIDKLTIYAYLDNIIEYHFQEFGELISEIYNEKHKPLF comes from the coding sequence CTGACCAAACAGGACTACTGCGGACAGTTCTTTAAAATTCCGAACAGTACTGCAAGTAGGGGTAAATCGGTGTATGTACGGCAGGAACACCACGAAACATTTAACAGGCTTACCAATATTATGGGCATCGACAAACTGACGATTTATGCCTATCTGGACAACATTATCGAGTACCACTTTCAGGAGTTCGGGGAGTTAATTAGCGAAATCTATAATGAGAAGCATAAGCCGTTATTTTGA
- a CDS encoding S41 family peptidase: MIMQKIINIHFFKKINIPFFFTVFLSLLSLTSCSAQSKKNEQLEGKWYINLTHKDIGQARTIIEFNTDSNSFVAHSRRNADKDILGSWTSFLGRTFTKSLKNGSLLNIEKGIYEVKNDTLHLAGILVTPMGNFNLEGHIVNNELYATLRNKSRGHLGTISGNRNVPNLPLENYKQLFENAVSLTETKIFNKEILQSKEWKAFTKEMRVNVPKLQDDLEMVFAFFYRAEELPFSHFALMKSFEMNEGKESKQQKSYLTLEEKSHNTAYLKITSFSGTATEVDSVFNIIKQKNYQNLIVDLRNNSGGSVEAGMAFATNIIDKETFGGVFLTQKWFNNHKELPTPNDYDKLSHFTQANYDLIIEGIHQTEGLCLKIIPKEQVYKGKLYVLINRKTASTCEPIVYELKKQNRAVIIGETTAGAMLNGEMFDLDNGFKMFIPTADYYTSDGFKIDQNGVKPNIESKSDQALDRAMNYLDN, translated from the coding sequence ATGATTATGCAAAAAATTATCAATATCCATTTTTTCAAAAAGATAAATATTCCATTTTTCTTTACTGTATTTCTTTCACTCTTATCACTTACTTCTTGTTCAGCACAATCTAAAAAAAACGAGCAGTTAGAAGGTAAATGGTATATAAATCTCACACACAAAGATATTGGACAAGCTCGTACCATTATTGAATTTAATACCGATTCAAATAGCTTCGTAGCTCATAGTAGAAGGAATGCAGACAAAGATATTTTAGGCAGTTGGACTTCGTTTTTAGGCAGAACATTTACAAAAAGCCTAAAGAATGGAAGTTTATTAAATATCGAAAAAGGAATATATGAAGTAAAAAACGACACACTTCATTTAGCTGGAATTTTGGTTACGCCTATGGGAAATTTTAACTTAGAAGGTCATATCGTAAACAATGAATTGTACGCAACTTTAAGAAATAAAAGCAGAGGGCATTTAGGGACAATTTCTGGTAATAGGAACGTTCCAAATTTACCTTTAGAAAATTATAAACAACTATTTGAAAATGCTGTTTCGCTTACAGAAACAAAAATATTCAACAAAGAAATACTACAATCTAAAGAATGGAAAGCATTTACGAAAGAAATGCGAGTAAACGTACCAAAATTACAAGATGACCTCGAAATGGTTTTTGCCTTTTTTTACAGAGCTGAAGAGTTGCCATTTTCTCATTTTGCATTGATGAAATCTTTTGAGATGAATGAAGGAAAAGAAAGTAAGCAACAAAAAAGCTACCTTACATTAGAAGAAAAAAGTCATAACACAGCTTATCTGAAAATAACTTCCTTTAGTGGAACAGCAACAGAAGTAGATAGTGTTTTTAACATAATCAAGCAAAAAAACTATCAAAATTTGATTGTGGATTTAAGAAATAATTCTGGAGGAAGTGTAGAAGCAGGAATGGCTTTTGCAACCAATATTATAGATAAAGAAACATTTGGAGGTGTGTTTTTAACACAAAAATGGTTTAATAATCATAAAGAATTACCGACACCTAATGACTACGATAAACTATCTCATTTTACACAAGCCAACTATGATTTAATTATTGAAGGCATACATCAAACAGAAGGTTTATGTTTAAAAATTATTCCGAAAGAACAAGTATATAAAGGTAAACTTTATGTATTGATTAACCGTAAAACTGCAAGTACTTGTGAACCTATTGTGTACGAATTAAAAAAACAAAACAGAGCCGTAATTATTGGAGAAACAACAGCAGGAGCAATGCTTAACGGAGAAATGTTTGATTTAGACAACGGCTTTAAAATGTTTATCCCAACGGCAGATTATTATACTTCAGATGGTTTCAAAATAGACCAAAATGGGGTCAAGCCCAACATTGAAAGTAAAAGTGACCAGGCACTGGATAGAGCAATGAATTATCTTGATAACTGA
- the murI gene encoding glutamate racemase, protein MKNDTRPIGLFDSGIGGTTIWHAIHKLLPNENTIFLGDSINAPYGQRSKEEIIQLSKKNTEWLLQQNAKVIIVACNTATTNAVSELRNTYNIPIIGIEPAIKPAALHTKTGKVGVLATQGTLQSKKYTEAQTLYPNVKFINQIGYGIVQLIENGDLYSAELEDLLKSFITPMIDEDIDHLVLGCTHYPYLLPVLNKFLPSAVKVIDSSEAVAKRTLKILDENNLLKTDNLPGYSKFYTNKNVEILQSFINGLGTAEKLDF, encoded by the coding sequence ATGAAAAATGATACACGACCTATAGGTCTATTTGATTCGGGAATCGGTGGAACAACTATTTGGCACGCCATTCACAAACTATTGCCTAATGAAAATACGATTTTTTTGGGAGATAGCATTAATGCACCTTACGGACAAAGATCAAAAGAAGAAATCATACAGTTATCAAAGAAAAATACAGAATGGCTTTTACAGCAAAATGCCAAAGTTATCATTGTAGCTTGTAATACTGCTACCACAAATGCAGTTTCAGAATTGCGAAATACTTACAATATTCCAATCATAGGTATTGAACCGGCAATTAAACCCGCAGCCTTACATACTAAAACAGGTAAAGTTGGTGTTCTTGCTACGCAAGGTACTTTACAAAGTAAAAAATACACCGAAGCACAAACACTTTACCCTAATGTTAAATTTATCAACCAAATTGGTTATGGTATTGTACAACTAATTGAAAACGGTGATTTATATTCTGCTGAATTAGAAGACCTTTTAAAATCGTTTATTACACCAATGATTGACGAAGATATTGACCATTTGGTTTTGGGATGTACACACTACCCTTACCTGTTACCTGTTTTAAATAAGTTTCTTCCTTCTGCTGTTAAAGTCATCGATTCCAGTGAAGCTGTTGCTAAACGTACTTTGAAGATTTTAGACGAAAACAACCTGCTTAAAACAGATAACCTGCCGGGATACTCTAAATTTTACACCAACAAAAATGTTGAGATTTTACAGAGTTTTATCAACGGTTTGGGTACAGCCGAAAAGTTAGATTTCTAA